From one Melioribacteraceae bacterium genomic stretch:
- a CDS encoding ABC transporter permease subunit — protein sequence MYNILEITKQTIREAFARKIFIMFAGVSTLVLVLFIITFAAVGLEDLSGSIQMDTGKDLGVLEEVVGGIKLFIVIPLFGGGLFLSIFSASSFIPNMLEKGNIDVILSKPISRSQIIFGKFLGGTLVVLLNIAYLVIGIWFLIGLKFGIWHLSFLLTIVTITFAFAVLYSLIILIGILSQSSILAMMLSYIIFFILSPILSIRDQIMMLADSKVLEIILEGLYYIVPKTSELGSITSDIAVGGSIYDFQPIFTSAVFLILSIALSIIIFSKKDY from the coding sequence ATGTATAATATACTTGAAATTACAAAACAGACTATTAGAGAAGCTTTTGCTCGCAAAATATTTATAATGTTTGCAGGCGTTTCAACACTCGTACTTGTTTTATTTATCATAACATTTGCTGCGGTTGGATTAGAAGATTTATCCGGCTCAATTCAAATGGATACAGGAAAGGACCTCGGAGTATTAGAGGAGGTAGTCGGTGGAATAAAACTATTTATAGTCATCCCTCTTTTTGGTGGTGGTTTATTTCTTTCAATTTTTTCGGCTTCGTCATTTATACCTAATATGTTAGAAAAGGGAAATATTGATGTAATACTTTCTAAACCTATCTCCAGATCACAAATTATTTTCGGCAAGTTCTTAGGAGGAACACTTGTCGTTTTACTTAACATTGCATATTTAGTGATTGGGATTTGGTTTTTGATCGGATTGAAATTCGGAATCTGGCATCTTTCATTTTTATTAACAATAGTCACCATAACATTTGCCTTTGCTGTTCTCTATTCACTTATAATTCTTATTGGGATTTTATCTCAAAGCTCAATTTTAGCTATGATGTTGTCTTATATTATCTTCTTCATACTTTCTCCAATTCTTAGTATTCGCGATCAAATCATGATGCTTGCGGACAGTAAAGTTCTAGAAATTATTCTTGAGGGACTTTATTACATCGTCCCTAAAACATCGGAGTTAGGTTCAATAACAAGTGACATAGCCGTCGGCGGAAGCATTTATGATTTCCAACCTATATTTACATCGGCAGTATTTCTCATTCTCAGTATTGCACTCAGCATTATTATTTTTAGTAAAAAAGATTATTAA
- a CDS encoding ABC transporter ATP-binding protein, which produces MITVEVSNLTKIYESSSKKRSVTALKDFNLSVTEGTVFGLLGPNGAGKTTLVKILLGIVYPTLGSAKILGQNIANYEIRNRVGYLPENHKFPPYLNGEDVLKSVARLTGCKDDEIKSRTDDLLNLVKMEKWRKTKVKKYSKGMMQRLGLAQALINDPDLIFLDEPTDGVDPIGRKEIRDILLGLKNQGKTIFINSHLLSEVELISDRVAILNKGELIKEGTVEDLTTNKETYSIKLAAEVESDWLNNNLTEFSVTQTSPNGFEVKVLNESELNSVIDKLREKNQIIKGIIPVKMSLEDMFISLINESDKQKENV; this is translated from the coding sequence ATGATTACTGTCGAAGTTTCAAATCTTACAAAAATATACGAATCAAGTTCAAAAAAGAGAAGTGTTACTGCACTTAAAGATTTCAATTTAAGTGTCACTGAAGGAACGGTATTCGGATTGCTTGGCCCAAATGGTGCCGGGAAAACTACACTGGTCAAAATCTTGCTTGGAATTGTTTACCCAACGCTAGGAAGTGCCAAGATACTTGGACAGAATATTGCAAATTATGAAATCAGAAATCGTGTTGGTTATTTACCCGAGAATCATAAATTCCCGCCTTATTTAAATGGAGAAGATGTTTTAAAATCTGTAGCGAGACTTACGGGTTGTAAAGATGACGAGATTAAGTCTCGAACAGATGATTTGCTCAATTTGGTAAAGATGGAAAAATGGCGTAAGACAAAAGTTAAAAAGTACTCCAAAGGTATGATGCAAAGACTCGGTTTAGCTCAAGCATTAATTAATGATCCTGATTTAATTTTTCTTGATGAACCAACTGATGGCGTTGATCCGATTGGAAGAAAAGAGATACGAGATATTTTGCTTGGTCTGAAAAATCAAGGCAAAACAATATTTATTAATAGTCACTTACTTTCTGAAGTTGAACTTATTAGTGATCGTGTTGCAATTCTTAACAAGGGGGAATTAATAAAAGAAGGAACCGTTGAGGATCTTACAACTAATAAGGAAACGTACTCAATCAAGCTTGCTGCTGAAGTTGAAAGTGATTGGCTAAATAATAATTTGACTGAGTTCTCCGTTACTCAAACCTCTCCTAATGGTTTTGAAGTAAAAGTATTAAATGAATCAGAATTAAATTCGGTCATCGATAAGTTAAGGGAGAAAAACCAAATAATTAAAGGAATCATTCCTGTAAAAATGAGTCTCGAAGATATGTTCATTTCACTAATTAATGAATCGGATAAGCAGAAAGAAAATGTATAA